The following coding sequences lie in one Fusobacterium sp. IOR10 genomic window:
- a CDS encoding GntR family transcriptional regulator: MEYNNKLPIYMQIKSIIKKDIIKKNIILGEKLPSTREMAQKFQVNPNTITRVYKELEQEKITFTKRGLGTFITEDEKILNELKDSMGNKIIEDFFNGMYDLGYSKEEILEILK; encoded by the coding sequence ATGGAGTATAATAATAAGTTGCCTATTTATATGCAAATAAAAAGTATTATTAAAAAGGATATTATTAAAAAAAATATAATATTAGGAGAAAAGCTGCCATCCACAAGGGAAATGGCACAAAAATTTCAAGTTAATCCAAATACTATTACCAGAGTATATAAAGAGCTAGAGCAGGAAAAAATTACTTTTACAAAGAGAGGCCTTGGAACATTTATAACAGAGGATGAGAAAATTTTAAATGAATTAAAGGATAGTATGGGAAATAAAATAATTGAAGATTTTTTTAATGGTATGTATGACTTAGGTTACTCTAAGGAAGAAATATTAGAAATTTTAAAATAG
- a CDS encoding glycosyltransferase family 39 protein, which translates to MKSEKKDLIYLFLVSTISFFSSLWASKADLMEARNFVTAREMVRSGNWLIPTMNGQFRFEKPPFPTWITGIFMKIFGTTTNEFILRIPVALLSIGMIFLIYYLVKLGTNNHRLAYITGLVTSTTFMLIKLGNKNTWDMFGYVLMLGFLTFIFKGLKESNNKNFLIASLFLGCSLLSKGPIPLYGMGLPFFGAYIFVYGFKDIRKNFWKLLLSIFVGIIIAGIWPLLMIIHEKNIFIKVMNKEASTWTNKHVRSIFYYLDYFIYTGVWIIFVLASFYKKWVKTKIQNKDFFSFLFFWNFLALILLSLIKMKKDRYAIPMYILSPMMGAHLIDYYLNKNWSEIFKKEKIFLKLHFLIVTIIAFGIPILFYIKGYTKGYIGTFYFAFVGFGFLYLGHIFIQVIFEKENLKKGLYATGVLMLFTSISTTWFVQRIVMDGVRDKYLPLSILKDQEQITLPVLTMDSDEILNVWNVGEKIVKIKNSSNLPKEFLLLEESDKSLVLKRFYPKYKLENFGTYYKYEDEDKLIYLYHVKKS; encoded by the coding sequence ATGAAAAGTGAAAAAAAAGATTTAATATATCTTTTTTTAGTTAGCACAATATCTTTTTTTTCTAGTTTATGGGCTAGCAAAGCAGATTTAATGGAAGCTAGAAATTTTGTTACAGCAAGGGAAATGGTAAGAAGTGGAAATTGGCTTATTCCCACAATGAATGGACAGTTTAGATTTGAAAAGCCACCATTTCCAACATGGATCACAGGTATATTTATGAAAATATTTGGTACAACAACTAATGAATTTATATTAAGAATACCAGTGGCATTACTTAGTATAGGAATGATATTTTTAATATATTACCTTGTTAAATTAGGAACAAATAATCATAGACTAGCTTATATTACAGGTTTAGTAACTTCCACAACTTTTATGTTAATAAAGCTTGGAAATAAAAATACCTGGGATATGTTTGGATATGTACTTATGCTTGGATTTTTAACCTTTATTTTTAAAGGATTAAAAGAAAGTAACAATAAAAATTTTTTAATTGCCAGTTTATTTTTAGGGTGCTCACTTCTAAGCAAGGGGCCAATTCCTTTATATGGAATGGGATTACCTTTTTTTGGAGCATATATATTTGTATATGGATTTAAAGATATAAGAAAAAACTTTTGGAAATTATTGTTGTCAATATTTGTAGGAATTATCATTGCAGGTATTTGGCCTCTTTTAATGATAATACATGAAAAAAATATCTTTATAAAAGTTATGAATAAGGAAGCTTCAACTTGGACAAATAAACATGTTCGATCAATTTTTTATTATCTTGATTATTTTATTTATACAGGGGTTTGGATAATATTTGTACTAGCTTCTTTTTATAAAAAATGGGTTAAAACAAAAATTCAAAATAAAGATTTTTTTTCCTTCTTATTTTTCTGGAATTTTTTAGCTTTAATCTTGCTTTCCCTTATTAAAATGAAAAAGGATAGATATGCTATTCCCATGTATATTTTATCCCCTATGATGGGAGCACATTTAATTGACTACTACTTAAATAAAAATTGGTCAGAAATTTTTAAAAAAGAAAAAATATTTCTCAAACTTCATTTTTTAATTGTGACAATAATTGCATTTGGAATTCCTATTCTTTTTTATATTAAAGGTTATACAAAGGGATATATAGGAACCTTTTATTTTGCCTTTGTAGGTTTTGGTTTTTTATACTTGGGACATATTTTTATACAAGTTATTTTTGAAAAGGAAAATCTCAAAAAGGGATTATACGCAACTGGGGTTTTAATGCTTTTTACAAGCATTTCAACAACATGGTTTGTTCAAAGAATAGTGATGGATGGAGTAAGGGATAAATATCTTCCCCTTAGTATTTTAAAGGATCAAGAGCAAATAACCTTACCTGTACTCACTATGGATAGTGATGAAATTTTAAATGTTTGGAATGTTGGGGAAAAAATAGTGAAAATAAAAAACAGTTCTAATTTACCTAAGGAATTTCTATTACTAGAAGAATCAGATAAAAGCCTTGTTTTAAAAAGATTTTATCCAAAATATAAATTGGAAAATTTTGGAACTTATTATAAGTATGAAGACGAAGATAAATTAATATATTTATACCATGTGAAAAAAAGCTAA
- a CDS encoding MerR family transcriptional regulator, producing MEKKYKINEIASIFNISRRTLVYYDQINLFKPDYVDPENNYRYYSEHQIYVLRFLIALKNSGFSLNEIKKYTNCETVEESQEFLKEKIKIMEDKIETLRGSIEIVKIKYNELQRVKSSSGLKARAGENISLNMLLLKVEAPYKYMQVEKAYKKLQDYNIKSNRHLAVVDITNLKKLEICPLKYVGAIVKNNEIDEKYHEIILKKNIKKYATITHKGLFENLKDSYIKLLEFINKNSYEIIGDSIEISNKEKLHLKGGVGEVIEIIIPIK from the coding sequence ATTAATGAAATAGCTAGTATTTTCAATATTTCAAGAAGAACATTAGTATATTATGATCAAATAAATTTATTTAAGCCTGATTACGTGGATCCAGAAAATAACTATAGATATTATTCAGAACATCAAATATATGTGTTGAGATTTCTAATAGCTCTTAAAAACTCAGGATTTTCATTAAATGAAATAAAAAAATATACAAATTGTGAAACTGTGGAAGAAAGCCAAGAATTTTTAAAGGAAAAAATAAAAATAATGGAAGATAAAATAGAGACTCTAAGGGGATCCATAGAAATAGTAAAAATAAAATATAATGAATTACAAAGGGTAAAATCTTCCAGTGGTTTAAAGGCAAGGGCAGGAGAGAATATTTCCCTTAATATGTTATTGTTAAAGGTTGAAGCTCCCTATAAATATATGCAAGTTGAAAAAGCCTATAAAAAATTACAAGATTATAATATTAAATCAAATAGACATTTAGCTGTGGTGGATATAACTAATTTAAAAAAACTAGAAATATGTCCTTTAAAATATGTGGGAGCCATAGTTAAAAACAATGAAATTGATGAAAAATATCATGAGATTATATTGAAAAAAAACATAAAAAAATATGCAACTATTACTCATAAGGGTTTATTTGAAAATTTAAAGGATAGTTATATAAAGCTCCTAGAATTTATAAATAAAAATTCCTATGAAATAATAGGAGATTCCATAGAGATATCCAATAAGGAAAAGCTCCACTTAAAAGGAGGAGTTGGTGAAGTTATAGAAATAATCATTCCTATAAAATAA